A region from the Candidatus Aegiribacteria sp. genome encodes:
- a CDS encoding transposase: MDGENEFHEQFDALFRTKNELNNFNFDSYNWGCLRYILELWIFLGRRHKHGIRSIGRFFGDVLIWLTAKEELRRYDGRDYTAASMITFFLFVKLARMKIEEALAFLSSNKSWMKRIGFENVPAKGTVTKFRERMGCDFNRFFEELISYIIGNTDFGDLTRFRVVLFTKCYFGNGRLPRISRSIELNKLTRFNGEIQRTATKWAGFDLMLYVLYGLGIVNILEDMNVEKRDNCVFTPLQISISFIVKAILGFKNAYGVDEELEDDLFLQMVCTLDGDRTPSKSTLEEDIRRYKEEELQKAYQTIIQWMGILGFVTGEIVACDSTKLYVDGDTYENSGEVYDYIKKETANGYKLFVIYDVVHRIPIYFEVHPMNDADGPKLTKMIEKSMEITGRRIKRIYVDRGFYDETNFEWLGKEKKGKKKIEFVTMGKRGTYLFKEATELEDDKFREVTLETNEYEPKTANGKTSKRKRDAKKEPVKIADCMSSFSDGSPVRVVVVKKKMQLSKNDKLLLLLEEHPGLYAARELLDLYEQKYGEAFSKSKKPAASITRVLNRISMIEVVGSGRGKKYKIDGYKANIEVIGKNKKETLHIWLTNVFDTSPEQVIEDYRDRWLIETLFEEAKGEWYINKLPGRKLESIKVHLYWSFIAYDIVNIFKRSLTPKY; the protein is encoded by the coding sequence ATGGATGGAGAAAACGAATTCCATGAACAATTCGACGCGCTATTCAGGACAAAGAATGAGTTAAACAATTTCAATTTCGATTCTTACAATTGGGGATGTCTGCGATACATACTGGAGCTCTGGATATTTCTTGGCAGACGGCACAAACATGGAATACGGTCGATTGGCCGTTTTTTTGGCGATGTTCTCATCTGGCTCACTGCAAAGGAAGAGCTCAGGAGGTACGACGGGCGAGACTATACTGCTGCATCGATGATCACATTTTTTCTCTTCGTAAAACTGGCGAGAATGAAGATAGAAGAAGCGCTTGCTTTTCTTTCCTCAAACAAGTCGTGGATGAAGCGGATAGGTTTTGAGAATGTGCCAGCAAAAGGGACTGTAACAAAGTTCAGAGAACGAATGGGTTGCGATTTCAACCGCTTTTTCGAGGAATTAATCTCTTACATTATTGGCAACACAGACTTTGGGGATCTAACGAGATTTCGCGTCGTGTTGTTCACAAAATGTTATTTTGGGAACGGTCGTCTTCCGCGAATCAGTAGATCAATAGAATTAAATAAGTTAACACGATTTAATGGTGAAATACAGCGAACCGCGACTAAATGGGCTGGATTTGACCTCATGCTCTACGTTCTCTATGGTTTGGGCATCGTTAACATTCTGGAAGACATGAATGTGGAAAAGAGGGATAATTGCGTCTTCACACCGCTGCAAATCAGTATTTCATTCATCGTCAAGGCAATACTGGGCTTTAAGAACGCGTACGGTGTGGATGAAGAACTGGAAGATGATCTCTTCTTGCAGATGGTATGCACGCTTGACGGGGACAGAACACCGAGTAAAAGCACGCTTGAAGAAGATATTAGGCGATACAAGGAGGAAGAACTGCAAAAAGCATATCAAACAATCATTCAGTGGATGGGAATACTCGGATTCGTGACTGGTGAGATCGTTGCGTGTGATAGCACTAAATTATATGTGGATGGCGATACTTACGAGAATTCTGGCGAGGTCTACGATTATATCAAGAAAGAGACTGCGAACGGCTACAAACTGTTCGTGATATATGATGTTGTGCATCGAATACCGATTTACTTTGAGGTGCACCCCATGAATGACGCAGATGGACCCAAATTAACGAAAATGATTGAGAAGTCGATGGAAATTACCGGGAGAAGAATAAAAAGGATATACGTCGATCGTGGATTTTACGATGAAACGAACTTCGAATGGTTGGGGAAGGAAAAGAAAGGAAAAAAGAAGATAGAGTTCGTCACAATGGGAAAGAGGGGGACTTATTTATTTAAAGAGGCTACCGAACTTGAAGACGATAAATTCAGGGAAGTAACGCTGGAAACAAACGAATACGAGCCAAAAACCGCCAACGGAAAGACTTCAAAGCGGAAACGAGATGCGAAAAAAGAGCCAGTGAAGATTGCGGACTGCATGTCTTCGTTTTCAGACGGATCTCCGGTACGAGTGGTTGTGGTGAAGAAAAAAATGCAATTATCAAAGAACGATAAGCTTCTCCTACTTCTGGAAGAGCATCCAGGGTTATACGCCGCGCGAGAACTGCTTGATTTGTATGAACAAAAATATGGGGAGGCATTTAGTAAATCCAAGAAACCTGCAGCTTCCATAACCAGAGTTCTGAACAGAATATCAATGATCGAAGTTGTCGGCAGTGGTAGAGGGAAAAAATATAAAATAGATGGTTACAAGGCAAATATAGAGGTGATAGGGAAAAACAAGAAGGAAACACTGCATATCTGGCTGACAAATGTCTTCGATACGTCACCAGAACAGGTTATTGAAGATTACAGAGACCGATGGCTGATAGAGACATTGTTCGAAGAAGCAAAAGGGGAATGGTACATCAATAAGCTGCCAGGCAGGAAATTGGAGTCTATAAAAGTACATCTGTACTGGAGTTTCATAGCGTATGACATTGTTAACATATTCAAACGATCATTGACACCAAAATACAG